One Chloroflexota bacterium genomic region harbors:
- a CDS encoding formate dehydrogenase subunit alpha: MSITLSINGYPTTVSESATVLDAINQSGTYISQLCKDPDMKPIGACRTCLVQIEGVRGYPASCAVPVSDGMSVWTDTPEVQAMRKGVLELTLAMFPSNGANGHKSYKELSIAADRHGITAPRWEGRKREAVDSSNPVFNIAMESCILCQRCVQACQDGHQFIGAIDLLGTGTQGKIGTFAERPLVESVCTTCGQCLSVCPTGAIEVKTPPSNVEKEVTTTCPYCGVGCGIKAQVDDTDRIVAMLDDPDNQSSIGMLCVKGRFGYTFVNHEDRLTAPLIRKDGILTEASWDEALEYVADNLAKYRGYEFSTLCSAKATNEDGYVQQKFARLLMQSNHIDHCTRLCHAPSVEAMLTSLGSGATSNSYQDYEEAGCLVIIGSDANSNHPVAASRMRRAVLERGAKLIVINPRRIDMCDFAELWLRPRPGTDVALLNAMAKVILDENLVDWDFVNGRTEEFENWRSVIDGYTLDYAESLTGVRADDIAQAARIYAEPPFSGSCLIWGMGITQHMMGTANAHSLLNLSFVAGQLGKPGSGISPLRGQNNVQGCGDAGCLPDAFPGYQRIGKDTVSKFRQAWGNHPLPDEAGHVITEMMRDIENSRIKAMYVTGENPLLSEPNLNHAEEVLQKLEFLVVQDIFLHETAQIADVVLPATSFAEKDGTFTNSERRVQRVRKVVEPIGDSRPDWDILCDLAQRMSRNLGLGMEDQFAFTHPSEIWQEMAGNTPIIAGISYDRLEIEGGIQWPCPTPDHPGTRYLYEYDFPRGPRAKFVAFNQGPQAEEMPSRRFPLILNTGRILYHWHGGTITRRADNLLARAPELQISMSADDGAKFEVSDGEWIRLKSRRGVLEGRANYTDKMRQGEVFVPFVKLQQHAANFLTSDALDPYSGIPEYKVCAVRIEKVAEPIHSAD, from the coding sequence ATGAGCATCACACTCAGCATCAACGGCTATCCGACAACCGTCAGCGAGTCTGCGACGGTCTTGGACGCCATCAATCAGTCCGGCACTTACATATCGCAGCTGTGCAAAGACCCGGACATGAAGCCCATCGGGGCTTGCCGCACTTGCCTTGTACAAATCGAGGGCGTACGTGGCTATCCGGCTTCCTGCGCGGTGCCCGTTTCGGACGGCATGAGCGTCTGGACGGACACGCCGGAAGTGCAAGCGATGCGCAAGGGCGTGCTGGAACTCACGCTCGCGATGTTCCCGTCAAACGGGGCGAACGGGCACAAGTCCTACAAGGAACTGTCCATCGCAGCGGACAGGCACGGTATTACCGCCCCGCGCTGGGAGGGCAGGAAGCGAGAAGCCGTTGACAGCAGCAATCCGGTGTTCAACATAGCGATGGAAAGCTGCATCCTGTGCCAACGCTGCGTGCAGGCGTGCCAAGACGGGCACCAGTTCATAGGCGCGATTGACCTGCTAGGTACAGGCACGCAGGGCAAGATTGGCACATTCGCGGAACGCCCGCTAGTGGAGTCGGTCTGCACAACTTGCGGGCAGTGCTTGTCCGTATGCCCGACGGGCGCAATCGAAGTCAAGACGCCGCCGTCGAATGTGGAAAAAGAGGTTACTACGACCTGCCCATACTGCGGCGTGGGCTGCGGCATCAAGGCACAGGTTGACGACACCGACCGCATCGTGGCGATGCTCGACGATCCTGATAACCAGTCCAGCATTGGGATGCTGTGCGTCAAGGGGCGATTCGGCTATACATTTGTCAACCACGAAGACAGGCTGACCGCACCGCTCATACGCAAGGACGGCATCCTGACCGAGGCGAGCTGGGATGAGGCGCTCGAATATGTCGCCGACAATCTCGCCAAGTATCGCGGCTACGAGTTCTCCACGCTCTGCTCCGCGAAGGCGACCAACGAAGACGGCTATGTTCAGCAGAAGTTCGCGCGGCTGCTGATGCAAAGCAACCACATCGACCACTGCACACGCCTGTGTCACGCCCCGTCCGTTGAGGCGATGCTGACATCGCTGGGGAGCGGCGCTACTTCGAATTCGTACCAAGACTACGAAGAGGCAGGCTGCCTCGTCATTATCGGTTCGGACGCGAACTCGAACCACCCGGTCGCCGCGTCTCGAATGCGGCGCGCGGTGCTGGAACGCGGCGCGAAGCTCATCGTCATCAACCCGCGCCGCATCGATATGTGCGACTTCGCCGAGCTGTGGCTGCGACCGCGCCCGGGCACTGACGTCGCACTGCTAAACGCAATGGCGAAGGTGATACTCGACGAGAACCTGGTCGATTGGGATTTCGTGAACGGTCGCACCGAGGAATTCGAGAACTGGCGCTCGGTAATAGACGGATATACGCTCGACTATGCGGAATCGCTCACCGGCGTGCGTGCGGACGACATCGCGCAGGCGGCACGGATATACGCTGAGCCGCCGTTCAGCGGGTCGTGCCTCATCTGGGGAATGGGCATCACGCAGCACATGATGGGCACGGCCAACGCGCACAGCCTGCTGAACCTGTCGTTCGTCGCGGGGCAGCTCGGTAAGCCCGGATCGGGTATTTCGCCGCTGCGAGGGCAAAACAATGTACAGGGCTGCGGAGACGCGGGCTGTCTGCCCGACGCATTCCCCGGCTATCAGCGAATCGGCAAGGACACAGTGTCCAAATTCCGACAAGCTTGGGGCAATCACCCGCTGCCGGACGAGGCAGGGCATGTCATCACCGAGATGATGCGCGACATCGAGAACAGTCGCATCAAGGCGATGTATGTTACCGGCGAGAACCCGTTGCTGAGCGAGCCGAATCTCAACCACGCCGAAGAAGTTTTGCAGAAGCTAGAGTTTCTGGTAGTTCAGGACATTTTCCTGCACGAGACGGCACAGATCGCAGATGTCGTGCTGCCCGCCACATCGTTCGCCGAAAAGGACGGCACATTCACGAACAGCGAGCGCCGTGTGCAGCGTGTCCGCAAGGTCGTCGAGCCAATTGGCGACAGCCGACCGGATTGGGACATTCTCTGCGACTTGGCGCAGCGCATGAGCCGCAATCTTGGGTTGGGCATGGAAGACCAGTTCGCCTTCACGCATCCGTCCGAGATATGGCAGGAAATGGCAGGCAACACTCCAATCATCGCGGGCATTTCGTACGACCGTCTTGAAATCGAAGGCGGTATCCAGTGGCCGTGCCCGACGCCTGACCACCCCGGCACGCGCTATCTGTACGAGTATGATTTCCCGCGCGGTCCTAGGGCAAAGTTCGTCGCATTCAACCAGGGTCCGCAGGCAGAAGAAATGCCGTCCAGGCGCTTCCCGCTGATATTGAACACCGGCCGCATCCTGTACCACTGGCACGGCGGTACGATAACGCGCAGGGCGGACAATCTGCTGGCGCGCGCGCCGGAGCTGCAAATCAGCATGAGCGCAGACGATGGCGCGAAGTTCGAGGTATCAGACGGCGAGTGGATACGCTTAAAGTCGCGGCGTGGCGTGTTAGAGGGCAGGGCAAACTACACTGATAAGATGCGGCAGGGCGAGGTGTTCGTGCCATTCGTCAAGCTGCAGCAACACGCTGCTAACTTCCTGACCAGTGACGCGCTCGATCCATATTCCGGCATACCGGAGTACAAAGTCTGCGCGGTGCGAATCGAAAAGGTAGCCGAACCGATTCACTCGGCGGACTGA
- a CDS encoding aldehyde ferredoxin oxidoreductase family protein, which yields MAQNSASQRSKSSATNSQTGDNRLLYGYNGRALVVDLTRQESHWEALSEDVLRRYIGGTGLGAYLLFKHCPPGVEPLAPQNPLIFVTSPLVGSRLTTSSKFAVLTKSPLTGFIGDSLSSSFMATELKKSGCDALIITGKSEYPCLLSIDDGQVDFLDADDLLGLSTLETEKAVKMRLGHRTRVACIGPAGENLVRFASITNDGGRQAARTGPGAVMGSKNLKAIAVKGTRAVPVQNPDALNRIGADLTRRSLGPATEKYRTLGTMANVSVFNSLATLPTRNFQQSTFDGADGVSAEQFHETNFVKNAHCANCTIGCEKILVTSDSGKKAKGRMEYESAFALGPLVGVADGNTVIRASTLCDELGMDTISVGATIAWAMECFERGILTLDDTGGMDLRFGSGDELLACVRLIAAREGVGGLLAEGSLRAARIVGQGSEDWAMQVKGLEMPGYEPRSLKTMALGLAVSTRGACHNRSSAYEADFSARVNRLEADERRGKITAEGEDFSAVLDSLIWCKFLRKAFDDLYKESAEIYRHITGWDVSADELQAIGERVNNLKKAFNIREGWTREDDTLPQRVFDEVLPTGVAQGVGLSRADLDMMIDGYYRARRWNADGTIPDDTLLDLGIEDVVRDAALTH from the coding sequence ATGGCGCAAAATAGCGCGAGTCAGCGCAGTAAATCTAGCGCGACGAATTCGCAAACTGGGGATAACCGCTTGCTTTATGGATACAACGGCAGGGCGCTCGTAGTCGATTTGACGCGCCAAGAGAGCCACTGGGAGGCGCTGTCAGAAGACGTGCTGCGTCGATACATCGGCGGCACGGGGCTTGGCGCATATCTGCTATTCAAGCACTGCCCGCCGGGCGTCGAGCCGCTCGCGCCGCAGAACCCGCTGATATTCGTCACCAGCCCGCTCGTCGGCAGCCGCCTGACCACCAGCAGTAAGTTCGCGGTGCTGACAAAATCGCCGCTCACCGGCTTCATCGGCGATTCGCTGTCGTCCAGTTTCATGGCGACCGAGCTGAAAAAATCCGGCTGCGACGCGCTCATAATCACAGGCAAGAGCGAATATCCCTGCCTGCTGTCCATCGACGACGGGCAAGTTGATTTCCTAGACGCGGACGACCTGCTGGGCTTGAGCACGCTTGAAACCGAGAAGGCTGTCAAGATGCGTCTGGGGCATCGTACCCGCGTGGCGTGCATCGGTCCCGCAGGCGAAAATCTGGTGCGCTTCGCCAGCATCACCAATGACGGCGGACGGCAGGCGGCGCGCACCGGACCCGGCGCAGTGATGGGCTCGAAGAATTTGAAGGCGATCGCGGTCAAGGGAACGCGAGCCGTACCCGTGCAAAACCCGGACGCGCTCAACCGCATCGGCGCGGACTTGACGCGGCGTAGTCTGGGCCCGGCGACCGAGAAATACCGCACACTCGGCACGATGGCGAATGTCTCGGTCTTCAACAGCCTTGCCACCCTGCCCACGCGCAACTTCCAGCAGTCCACATTCGACGGCGCGGACGGCGTGAGCGCAGAGCAGTTCCATGAAACTAACTTCGTGAAGAACGCGCATTGCGCCAACTGCACAATCGGCTGCGAGAAGATTCTGGTGACGAGCGACAGCGGCAAGAAGGCGAAAGGGCGGATGGAATACGAAAGCGCCTTCGCCTTGGGTCCGCTGGTCGGCGTCGCTGACGGCAACACCGTCATTCGCGCGTCCACGCTTTGCGACGAGCTCGGCATGGATACCATCAGCGTTGGCGCGACTATCGCCTGGGCGATGGAGTGCTTCGAGCGCGGCATTCTGACGCTCGACGACACGGGCGGAATGGACTTGCGCTTCGGCAGCGGCGACGAATTATTGGCGTGCGTCCGGCTCATTGCGGCGCGTGAGGGCGTAGGCGGCTTGCTCGCCGAGGGCAGTTTGCGCGCCGCGCGTATTGTCGGGCAGGGCAGCGAGGACTGGGCAATGCAGGTCAAGGGCTTGGAGATGCCCGGGTACGAACCGCGCAGTCTGAAGACGATGGCACTCGGACTCGCGGTCAGCACACGCGGCGCGTGCCACAATCGTTCATCGGCGTACGAGGCGGACTTCTCCGCGCGCGTCAATAGACTGGAAGCGGATGAACGGCGCGGTAAAATCACGGCGGAAGGCGAGGACTTCTCCGCGGTGTTAGACTCGCTGATATGGTGCAAGTTTCTGCGCAAGGCGTTCGACGACTTGTACAAAGAATCGGCGGAGATATACCGGCACATCACAGGCTGGGATGTGAGCGCGGACGAGTTGCAAGCGATCGGCGAGCGTGTGAACAATCTCAAAAAGGCGTTCAACATCCGCGAAGGTTGGACGCGCGAAGATGATACACTGCCGCAGCGAGTGTTCGACGAAGTGCTACCAACCGGCGTAGCGCAGGGCGTAGGCTTAAGCCGCGCTGACTTGGATATGATGATAGACGGTTACTATCGCGCCCGCCGTTGGAACGCAGACGGCACGATACCGGATGATACACTGCTCGATTTGGGCATAGAGGATGTGGTGAGGGACGCGGCGCTGACGCACTGA
- a CDS encoding molybdenum cofactor guanylyltransferase, producing MDDSRSVSAIVLAGGLSRRLGRDKALEPFGGEPLISRVIGRLATLTDETVVVVNSKERAAELPLPAGAKTAVDIYPDSGSLGGIFTGLTAASNEWGFVVACDMPFLNTALIKHILSLRQGHDAVVPMLEGYPEPTHSAYSKACLPHIERRLEAGQLRIARFFDDVRVRYVQDDEVDALDADRLSFFNVNTPDDLAHALSLVEEGR from the coding sequence ATGGACGACTCAAGAAGCGTCTCAGCAATAGTGCTTGCCGGCGGATTGAGCCGAAGGCTTGGCCGTGACAAGGCGCTTGAACCATTCGGCGGCGAGCCGTTAATCTCACGAGTCATCGGACGACTTGCCACGCTTACGGACGAGACCGTCGTCGTGGTCAACAGCAAGGAGCGCGCCGCCGAACTGCCGCTGCCCGCCGGCGCAAAGACCGCCGTGGACATCTACCCGGACTCCGGTTCGTTAGGCGGGATATTCACCGGGCTAACCGCCGCGTCTAACGAATGGGGATTCGTCGTCGCCTGTGACATGCCGTTCCTGAACACCGCGCTCATCAAGCATATTCTGTCATTGCGGCAGGGGCACGACGCCGTTGTGCCAATGCTGGAAGGCTATCCCGAACCGACGCACTCCGCGTACTCTAAGGCATGCCTGCCGCATATTGAGCGCCGCCTCGAAGCCGGACAGCTGCGCATCGCCCGCTTCTTCGACGATGTTCGCGTGCGGTATGTGCAAGATGATGAAGTTGACGCGCTCGACGCCGACCGGTTGAGCTTCTTCAATGTGAACACGCCGGACGACTTGGCGCACGCTCTGTCGCTCGTTGAAGAGGGCAGGTAG
- a CDS encoding MoaD/ThiS family protein, with protein MMEHTTVHTANVTIELFGTARIASGRKAIALTLPSNASAASLVVALAEKCPALVGVVLRDDLAGLLESYTLNLNGTEFVSDGCLRLRDGDTLLLFSSQAGG; from the coding sequence ATGATGGAACATACCACGGTGCACACCGCTAACGTCACGATCGAGCTATTCGGCACGGCACGCATTGCGAGCGGTCGCAAGGCAATCGCATTGACACTGCCATCGAACGCCAGCGCCGCCTCTTTGGTCGTTGCGCTTGCAGAGAAATGCCCCGCGCTCGTCGGCGTCGTACTGCGCGATGACCTTGCCGGCTTGCTGGAAAGTTACACCCTCAACTTGAACGGCACAGAGTTCGTGAGCGACGGCTGCCTGCGCCTTCGGGACGGCGACACGCTGCTACTCTTTTCCAGCCAAGCGGGTGGCTGA
- a CDS encoding DUF429 domain-containing protein: protein MSGGNRNIGTRNSLRRPAYCPASGFGICDKGVVIGRPSVRYRVIEIIPELEGNDAKRKSPSGTMRPLNTPTLSLPEARMTTIIGIDFSGAKHDRDTWVASGRLTSDGALIFEGANMIRRKDVVNLLIAAYPPTVSAIDFPFSVPQEFAEFLNTGDGLKAMPDVWRTIDGMSLDDFYAARDAFVSHFGIEPKRAGDRAHFTESFSPLHKVNPNMVPMTYWGIRMLRELFSKEPSRWIVPPMEASGGQAEVVTLLETMPGAFLRAIGAIYKGYKKPKSALLRDERRNAILDDIQHNSGIALPNLSDLREVCIENDNCLDAVVAAVVAARWAQDAAKFRQPNAAELPAARLEGWIYVPKPQSAE from the coding sequence GCTTCGGCATTTGCGATAAAGGTGTGGTCATCGGGCGTCCTTCCGTGCGTTATCGTGTCATAGAGATAATACCAGAATTAGAAGGTAATGACGCCAAGCGCAAGAGCCCGAGTGGTACAATGCGGCCGCTTAACACACCGACTCTAAGCTTGCCGGAGGCACGCATGACCACCATCATAGGCATCGACTTCAGTGGCGCAAAGCACGACCGAGACACCTGGGTTGCTAGCGGACGCCTGACAAGCGACGGCGCGCTCATATTCGAAGGCGCGAACATGATACGCCGCAAGGATGTGGTCAACCTTCTGATTGCCGCATACCCACCGACCGTATCCGCCATAGACTTCCCGTTTAGCGTTCCGCAAGAGTTCGCCGAGTTCCTGAACACAGGCGACGGCTTGAAGGCAATGCCGGATGTGTGGCGCACCATAGACGGAATGAGCCTTGATGACTTTTATGCGGCGCGAGACGCCTTTGTCAGCCATTTCGGCATAGAACCCAAGCGTGCCGGCGACAGAGCCCATTTCACAGAAAGCTTCTCGCCGCTGCACAAGGTCAACCCCAACATGGTTCCAATGACATATTGGGGCATCCGCATGCTGCGCGAGCTATTCAGCAAAGAGCCTAGCCGCTGGATTGTGCCGCCAATGGAAGCGTCGGGCGGCCAAGCCGAAGTCGTAACTCTGCTGGAAACGATGCCCGGCGCATTTCTCAGGGCTATTGGCGCAATCTATAAGGGATACAAGAAGCCAAAGTCTGCCCTACTGCGCGACGAACGGCGCAACGCCATCTTGGACGACATCCAGCACAATTCCGGTATCGCGCTGCCCAATTTATCCGATTTACGCGAGGTTTGCATCGAAAACGACAATTGCCTCGACGCCGTAGTTGCGGCAGTCGTGGCTGCGCGATGGGCGCAGGACGCAGCCAAATTTCGCCAACCTAACGCCGCCGAACTGCCGGCGGCAAGACTCGAAGGCTGGATATACGTCCCCAAGCCTCAGTCCGCCGAGTGA
- a CDS encoding NADH-quinone oxidoreductase subunit F produces the protein MTDAITDALGSLRAAASVERQARDRKTRVVVQVSHSSLAVGAGEVADALLQALPNDAYLVTAGCDGASFAAPKAIVSFADGRTIEYCNLSADDVNTDMFSDTSADSDTATNTAQPKSDSSDFLARQHRLTLQGCGEWDALHIGEYILNGGYNGLARALSMPPDDVIEEVLASGLRGRGGAYFPAGLKWRGARAVNNTPRYLVVNCEEGEPGIFKDRHIMEGVPHRLIEGAIIAAYAAGVHEAHIYINAEANLSAERMQTALEQAYASGLLGDDILSSGFALDMAIMRGAGGYVCGDETTLLNTMEGLRREPRQRPPFPTEAGLWGKPTVINNAETLSSVPYILAYGSGAFAAVGTDDAKGTKIISLSGSVRRGGLAEVPMGTTLREIIYDIGGGIADDRALSAIAVGGPSSGIFPVSMLDTPITPGFIHESGVMLGAGGVIALDDSVSAVDMMRKLAAYNAAESCGKCTPCREGTPRMVKMVDDIVAGKAPVGALDELRQLAELVNAASLCGLGQAAGNPVLSALHFFGDELAMMAGERQ, from the coding sequence TTGACGGACGCCATTACGGATGCTCTAGGCTCACTTCGCGCTGCCGCAAGCGTGGAACGGCAGGCGCGCGACCGCAAGACGCGCGTTGTGGTGCAGGTCTCGCACAGTTCGCTGGCAGTCGGCGCCGGTGAAGTTGCAGACGCGCTGTTGCAGGCGTTGCCGAACGACGCATATCTGGTTACGGCAGGCTGCGATGGCGCGAGTTTCGCCGCTCCTAAGGCGATAGTGTCGTTCGCGGACGGTCGCACTATCGAGTATTGCAACCTATCCGCTGATGATGTGAACACGGACATGTTCTCAGACACATCAGCGGATTCCGATACTGCAACGAATACCGCTCAACCGAAATCTGACAGCAGCGATTTCCTCGCAAGGCAACACCGTCTGACGCTGCAAGGCTGCGGCGAATGGGATGCCCTGCACATCGGCGAGTACATCCTGAACGGGGGATATAACGGGCTTGCGCGCGCGCTTTCCATGCCACCGGACGATGTTATCGAGGAAGTGCTGGCGTCCGGATTGCGAGGGCGTGGTGGCGCGTACTTTCCGGCAGGGCTGAAGTGGCGCGGCGCGCGCGCGGTCAACAACACTCCGCGCTACCTTGTGGTCAATTGCGAGGAAGGCGAACCGGGCATATTCAAAGACCGCCATATCATGGAAGGCGTGCCGCATCGACTGATAGAGGGCGCGATTATCGCGGCTTACGCGGCTGGCGTCCACGAAGCGCACATTTACATCAACGCAGAAGCAAACCTATCCGCCGAGCGCATGCAGACCGCCTTGGAGCAGGCATACGCGAGCGGATTGTTGGGCGACGACATTCTGTCATCAGGCTTCGCGCTGGACATGGCGATTATGCGCGGCGCGGGAGGCTATGTGTGCGGCGACGAAACCACGCTGCTAAACACGATGGAAGGCTTGCGAAGAGAACCACGACAACGCCCTCCATTCCCCACGGAAGCCGGACTCTGGGGCAAGCCAACCGTCATTAACAACGCGGAAACGCTGTCCAGCGTGCCGTACATCTTGGCGTACGGCAGTGGTGCGTTCGCGGCAGTCGGCACAGACGACGCCAAAGGCACGAAGATAATCAGCCTTAGCGGTTCGGTGCGGCGAGGGGGGCTTGCCGAGGTGCCGATGGGCACGACACTGCGCGAGATTATCTACGACATCGGCGGCGGCATCGCAGACGACAGGGCTTTGAGCGCGATTGCGGTTGGCGGACCTTCTAGCGGCATATTCCCCGTTTCTATGCTGGATACGCCAATCACGCCGGGCTTCATCCACGAATCGGGCGTGATGCTTGGCGCGGGTGGGGTCATCGCGCTTGACGACAGTGTGAGTGCGGTGGATATGATGCGCAAGCTCGCGGCGTACAACGCGGCAGAATCGTGCGGCAAGTGTACGCCCTGCCGCGAGGGAACACCACGCATGGTCAAAATGGTGGATGACATCGTGGCTGGCAAGGCGCCGGTTGGCGCGCTTGACGAACTGCGGCAGCTCGCGGAACTGGTGAACGCCGCGTCCTTGTGCGGCTTGGGGCAGGCAGCGGGCAATCCCGTCCTCAGCGCGCTCCACTTCTTTGGCGACGAACTTGCGATGATGGCTGGTGAACGGCAGTAG
- a CDS encoding molybdopterin biosynthesis protein, whose product MTTQSHRHGRRYYLSDIPLEDALDRYFKALDAVFGLRHTESEVVPLTSAQGRVTAEPIWAQISSPHYDSAAMDGIAVRSTDTVGATETSPLHLAVGAQAVWIDTGDPMPDGYDAVIMVEVVHEVDGDTLEIQAPAAPYQHVRPLGEDIVATELVLPENHTLRPVDLGACAAAGLPSLPVRRKPSVAVIPTGNELVQVGGDLQPGDIIEFNSLVLGGMVDDWGGDATTWQTIPDDFDALLAGVKAAVAQHDIVLVNAGSSAGSEDYTARVIESLGELVVHGTAIRPGHPIALGVVQGKPVLGIPGYPVSAALTCELFVKPLVERMLGVPASVRSAAQATITRKTMSPMGEDEFLRVRLGRVGDKLVASPIMRGAGVIMSLVRADGIVKIPRFSEGLDAGAEVSVELLRPVESIDDTVVAIGSHDMTLDLLASHVRRAKPQMTLASSNVGSMGGLMALARGEAHMAGSHLLDEETGEYNLSYIRRFLKGRSVVVVNLVQRIQGLILPCSNPKQIAALHDLARDDVTFLNRQRGSGTRLLLDYKLRELGIEPDDIRGYDREEYTHLAVAAAVAGGRADVGLGILSAANAMGLDFVPLLSEQYDLVIPREHYDSENVQFALETIRSDAFKAEVDALGGYGTKSMGQVVAELS is encoded by the coding sequence AGGATGCGCTCGACCGCTATTTCAAGGCGTTAGACGCCGTTTTCGGATTACGCCACACAGAGTCCGAAGTCGTGCCGCTCACTAGCGCCCAAGGGCGTGTAACCGCCGAACCGATATGGGCGCAAATATCGTCGCCGCACTATGATTCGGCGGCGATGGACGGCATTGCGGTGCGCTCCACGGACACGGTTGGCGCGACTGAAACATCCCCGCTGCACCTCGCAGTTGGAGCGCAAGCGGTCTGGATCGACACCGGTGATCCCATGCCGGATGGCTACGATGCGGTGATTATGGTTGAAGTCGTGCACGAAGTTGATGGCGACACATTGGAGATACAAGCGCCTGCCGCGCCATATCAGCATGTCCGACCGCTTGGAGAGGACATCGTGGCGACGGAGCTTGTGCTGCCCGAGAACCATACTTTGCGTCCGGTGGACTTGGGGGCGTGCGCGGCGGCGGGTCTGCCCTCGCTGCCTGTGCGCCGTAAGCCTAGCGTGGCGGTCATACCGACCGGCAACGAACTCGTGCAGGTGGGAGGCGACCTACAGCCCGGCGACATCATTGAGTTCAACTCGCTGGTTCTGGGCGGCATGGTGGACGATTGGGGCGGGGATGCGACGACTTGGCAGACGATACCGGACGACTTCGACGCATTGCTTGCTGGTGTCAAGGCGGCGGTGGCTCAACACGACATCGTACTGGTGAACGCCGGTTCGTCTGCGGGCAGCGAAGACTACACGGCGCGCGTCATCGAATCGCTTGGCGAACTCGTCGTGCATGGGACGGCAATTCGACCCGGACATCCTATCGCGCTTGGCGTAGTGCAAGGCAAGCCGGTGCTGGGCATTCCCGGCTATCCCGTGTCAGCGGCGCTCACCTGCGAACTCTTCGTTAAGCCTCTGGTCGAGCGTATGCTGGGTGTCCCCGCGTCAGTCCGAAGCGCAGCGCAAGCGACAATCACGCGCAAAACAATGTCGCCTATGGGCGAGGACGAATTTCTGCGAGTTCGGCTAGGTCGTGTCGGCGATAAACTAGTCGCATCACCGATCATGCGCGGCGCGGGTGTCATAATGTCGCTTGTTCGCGCGGACGGCATCGTGAAGATACCGCGCTTCTCCGAAGGCTTGGACGCCGGCGCGGAGGTCAGCGTCGAACTTCTGCGGCCGGTCGAATCGATCGACGATACCGTCGTGGCCATCGGCAGCCACGATATGACGCTCGACCTCCTAGCGAGCCATGTGCGCCGGGCAAAGCCGCAGATGACGCTTGCATCGTCGAATGTGGGCAGCATGGGCGGGCTGATGGCGCTGGCGCGAGGCGAGGCGCATATGGCAGGCTCGCACCTGCTAGACGAAGAAACGGGCGAGTACAATCTGTCGTACATCCGCCGCTTCCTGAAAGGGCGCAGCGTGGTCGTGGTCAATCTCGTGCAGCGCATACAGGGGCTGATTCTGCCATGCAGCAATCCCAAGCAAATCGCCGCGCTGCACGACCTTGCGCGAGATGATGTTACATTCCTCAACCGGCAGCGTGGCTCCGGCACGCGGCTCTTGCTAGACTACAAGCTGCGCGAACTTGGCATCGAACCGGACGACATTCGCGGCTATGACCGCGAGGAATACACACATCTCGCGGTTGCGGCAGCGGTCGCAGGAGGGCGCGCCGATGTCGGGCTGGGCATCCTGTCGGCAGCAAACGCGATGGGGCTGGACTTCGTGCCGCTGCTGTCAGAGCAGTACGACCTCGTGATACCGCGCGAACACTACGATAGCGAAAATGTGCAGTTTGCGCTTGAAACCATCCGCAGCGACGCATTCAAAGCAGAAGTCGATGCGCTAGGCGGCTACGGCACTAAGTCGATGGGACAGGTCGTAGCAGAGCTGAGTTAG